Genomic segment of Vallitalea longa:
TATGTTATAGAAAGGTAACTTCCATGTTTTTTTAATTTTTACTATCTATAGCTAATGTTTCTCCATATACTTTTTTGCTGAATTGTTGTTCGGCACTGACTAGATCCAATCCAATCATATTCATTTGTTTTAAGTCTGTTATTCCCATTTTCAATCTATCACATTTATCCAAATATTGAACTGCTTCAGGTTTGAAACCTAATAATCTAGCGCCTATAGTATCTACTGAAATGGGATCTGTTCCACAAACAACTAGTTCAGTGTGTCTAGGAATACCTCCTGTTGGACCAGTTCCTATCATAGTTGGATTACAACTTAAAATAGATATATCTATAGGTATTGTTTCTGCCATTGTACATATAAAACTATGAATATCATCATGTATGCCTAGAGCTTTTTTAGGATATCCATGTATCTCTGCTGGAGGCCATGCAAGAGCAATATTCTTAATACAAGCTGACATTGTTGCAGATTCATGATGTTTAAGTTGGGTAAATGAAATTAGTACTGTTACATCTTCAATTAGTTTATTTATTTTGGTTGATGAAGGTCTTTGGTTGTTAAGACTGATAGTTGTATAAGGACCATAATTTAGATCTATAAATTCAACACCTTCATTTTGGATTATTTGATCATAACCAACTTTTTTCATGACATCACTAGTGGGTTGTCCACCAGAACCAGTTGCAACTACTATTCTTTTGGGGTTATTGCCTTTAACGTATTTAATAATGGTTCTTAGGCTTTCATGTCCAACTACAACTGCAGAATCCGGATTAGGTTTATCAAAATTGACCCAGTTGGGAGTTATGACTACTACATCATTTTCAGTAATTAATTCATGTGCGGTAATATTATTAAGTCCATCTGTTATAGCTTTACTTTCATTGGGGTCATTGGTTATGGATATGTCTGAAGACATTCTTTTCCTTTGTCGCATATAATCATCCTCTTACATAAAGTTTTAGATTATTATTTCCTTGACTAGATAGAATTATACATGTCTTTTGTTGGTTAACTAAATTAATTAGAATTTATGATAGGTTTTACTATTAAGAACGTTTTATATGTTTGAAAAAGTAGGATTTTCATATAATAGAACAAAGAGGCTACTCCTCATAAAAAAGAAATGCTATATAAAACATAGCATTTCTTGAGAAATCATCAATCTGAAGTTTACATATTGATATCGTAGATCATAAATAAAATTATAATAATTGTTTTCTTAATTCTTCACCAGTCTTAGGTGATAAGTATGCAAGTGGTATGTCGAAAACAGTTTTTGCACCAGTTGCACCTTCTTGGCTTAATCTATAGATTGCTCTCGCATAAGCGACTAAAACACTACCAGTAAGTTCTGGATTACTATCTAGTTTGAGAGAAAATTCAATGATTTGATTATGCTTATTTTCTTCACCTGTTTTCCCGCTGCGGATTACAAATCCCCCATGAGGCATCTCTGAATGAGTAGCTTTCAGTTCTTCTTCGGTTATGAAAGTTACATTAGTATCATAATCAGAAAAATAATTAGGCATTTCTTTAATTTCTTTTTCTATCTTATCTTTATCAGCACCTTCTTCAGCTACAACATAACAGTCTCTTAAGTGTTTTTCACGAGTTGATAATTCTGGTGCTTCTCCTGCTCTAACTTTTTCAAGAGCATTTTCAATAGGAATAGTATATTGAACTGCTCCTTTGACTCCTTCAATTCTTCTAATCGCATCAGAATGGCCTTGACTAACACCACGACCCCAGAAAGTATAACCTTTTCCGTCTGGTAATATAGATTCTGATAATAATCTGTTCATAGAAAATAGTCCTGGATCCCAACCAACTGATATAATACTTACATTACCATTTGATTTGGCAGCTTCATTAACTGATTCAAAGTATTCTGGTATTTTAGCATGAGTATCAAAACTATCCACTGTATTGAACATTTTTGCAAACTGAGGTCCTTGTACAGGAAGATCAGTAGCTGAGCCCCCACATAAAATTAAAACATCAATATCATTTTTATATTTTTCTGCCTCGGATATTGATAATACTTTTATATCTTTATCAGCGACTACTAAAGATTTTGGATCTCGTCTTGTAAAAATAGCAGTTAACTTGATATCATCATTTTGCTTTATGGAAAATTCTACGCCTTTTCCTAGGTTACCATAGCCAACTATACCAACTTTTATAATGTGTTTCATGTGTATTCCTCCCTGAATTATTTTATTAAAGGTTTTCAAGTGGTTAACCCCCTTGTTCTTGTAATAAAATTTAGATTTTTGGGGTTATAAACTTTTTGTATTAACGATAATACATTAATTAATTCAATTTGAATAATAAAAATATTCATATGTATTAAGAAACTTCTATATTAATAAGCAGCATTATCCTTTTAATCAATACCACAATATCACTAGTTTCTATATATATAATCTTTAATAAAAATTATACAATGATACACATTAAAAGTAAATAAAAAATTTCACTTCCTGCAATTAATTAAATTATCAAATTAGTGAAATATAAAAAGAGAGATTCAATTTCAAGTAGTAACCGATTTCGTTTAACTAGTAAAAATGCTGATTCTATAAATGAATCAATAAAAAAATATAATAAAATATTATAAATTACATTAATAATTATGGATAAAATACAAATTGACATTATATATCTAAAGGAGTAACATAAGTAGTAAAGTAAAATAAATTATACAATTTAATAAAAAAGGAGTTCGTATTATGAATAAAAAACAGGCTTTAGCAAAATCTAGTTTACAACCAGCACCAAAAGTATTAGTATCTTGTAGAGATAAAAATGGTAAGGACAATGCACTTGCTGTTGGTTATTGTGGTAATTGTAGCTACGATCCACCAATGGTAATGGTTGGAATAGTTCCATCTAGATATTCATACCAAATGGTAAAGGATACAAAATGTTTTGTTGTAAATCTACCTACTAAAGATTTTAAAAAAGAATTTGATTATTTAGGTAGTGTAAGTGGGAGAGATGAAGATAAATTAGCTAAAATTAATACAGCTGATGCAAGTAAAGTCAATGCACCTATCTTAGTTGATTGTCCAGTAAATATTGAATGTACAGTTGTTGATTCTATCATGACAGGTTCACATGAAATGTTTATAGGAAAAATTGAAAAGGTAAATGCGGATGAAAACATTGTTGATGCAGATGGAAACATCGATTATTCTAAATTAGATTTAATTTAATACATAATGAATCAATGGGACGGATCTTTTTGATTCATAGATAATAGATAATTAAATAATTTATTAAAAAACACCTATTATATGATTGCAAAATATTGTCACTAATATATATCATATAAAAGGTGTTTTTTTAAAATCAATATGAAGGGTGCTTTTTGAAAAATTACTTATACATACTTTTTTTAAAACTTAATAATAAAAATAATAAATTAGAATATTTATTTGATTGATATTTGATGTTAATTGCAATTATTAATATTTAATTATATCTTGGAAAGTTGATGGTCCTAATGATTTTATTCTGAATAAGCCAGTTCATTTAGTTCCAAGTGGTATTGAATCTAAAAATATATTAAAATATATTTTAGGTAGTGGTTTTTAGTATATTGATTAACTTAGCTAGGTATTAATATATTTTGTTTAACGGTATTTTTATATTGTTGTAAATAAACATTTACTATTAATAAATTATGGTATATAGTACTATTACAAGTAGCTATATACCATAATAACTTTATATTTATAAGGAGAAATATATGATGAAACCATATAAAGAAAATTTGATTTTACCTGAATTTCCTTTTCCTGTTGACGTGTTTATTCAAGATAATCAAAAATCAAATATAACTGTTAAACCACATTGGCATGATTGTGTTGAAATATTGTATATGATAGAAGGTAATGCTTTACAACAAATAAATGATAAAGTTATTGATGTAAAAACTAATGATGTAATTTTACTAGTAAATGGGGATATACATGGTACATGGTGTAATAATTATGATAAAACAAAAATACTAGTTGTTAAGTTTTTGACAGACATGTTAAGTAATTTATCTGTTATATATGAATCTAAATATATAATCACATTTTTACAAAAGACAAGAAACCAAAAACTCTATGCTCCTAGAGTTTTTCAGAGCCAAAGAGAAATAATTGATATATTCATAGGAATTTACAATGAATTTATAGAAAAAAGAGTTGGATATGAGATATTTATTAAAGGTTATATTTATCAAATGATAGCTCTTTTAATTAGAAATGATGAATTACAATTATATGAACCCGGAATTAAAGAAGAGGAGTTACAAGAAATCAATCCCATATTAAAATATATAGAGTTGCATTATAGAGAGAAAATTACCCTTGAAAAAGCTGCATTTATGGCTAATAAAAGTTATTATTATTTTTCGCGTTTCTTTAAGAAAGTTACTGGTAGTAATTTTAAAGAATATATTGATTTTGTTAGAATTTGTGAAGCTGAAAAATTATTTCTTAATAAAGATATGAACATTTCTCAGGTTGCCTATGAAGTAGGATATAATAATATATCTAGTTTTAACAGAGTGTACAAAAGAATCAGGGGATATTCTCCCAGTAAGATTAAAAAAGCAAAATATGTAAAGAAATGAGCAAAAAATAGATATATTTTTATCTCTCATTAAGTTAATCTATAGTTAGAAATCATTATTATAATGGGAGGTAATAAATATGAGTAACTTTATACCGGATTATATGAATCTTGTAAACGCAGCAAATAATGTAAAGCCTGATAGAATGCCGTTATATGAGCATATTATTTCAGATGAAAGAATGGAGAAAATTCTTAATAAAAAGTTTGTTGATTTAATTAATGGGAACCAAGCAGATAAAAGAGAATATATGAAAATTTATACTGGGTTTTTTAGAGAAATGGGATATGATACTGTTTCAATGGAAAGATGTATCGGTGCAATAATGCCGGGAAGTGGTGCTCTAGGGAACCATCAACCTGGAGTTATTAAAACGAGAGATGATTTTAATAAATATCCATGGAAAGAAATTCCTGATTTGTTTTTCAAGGCTTATTCTGAGGATTTTATAGTATTAAGAGAAGAAATGCCAGAAGGAATGAAAGCCATAGGGGGACCAGGTAATGGAGTTTTTGAATGTGTACAAGATATAGTGGGATATACTGATCTCTGCTATATCTCAATAGATGATCCTGAACTTTACAAAGATTTATTTAGGGAAGTAGGGGACATGATGATTCAAATATGGAAAAGATTTTTAAATGAATTTGGAGATATATATGCTGTATGCAGGTTTGGTGATGACCTTGGATTCAAAAGTCAAACTTTAATATCAACTACAGATATTAGAAATAATATTATCCCTCAATACCAGAAAATAATTGCCCAAGTTCATTCTTATAACAAGCCTTTTTTACTACATTCATGCGGTCAGATTTTCGATGTAATGGATGATCTCATTAATATAGCTAAAATTAATGCTAAACATTCTAATGAAGACCAAATAGCTCCTTTTTCAGTATGGGTTGAAAAATATGGAGATGTTATTGGTAATTTTGGAGGCGTTGATACAGATGTATTATGTCGCTCCACCGAACAAGAAATAAAAAAATATGTAAAAAATGTAATAGATTCTTCAATTAATCACAAAGGATTTGCTCTAGGTTCAGGTAATTCCATACCAAGTTATGTTCCTATAGAAGGTTATTTAGCCATGGTAGAAACAGCAAGAATTCAAAGAGGCGAATAGAATCAATAGGGTTTACCGTGAAAAATCCTAATAGTATAATATCAAATAAATATTATACTATTAGGAATATATCATTAAATCTATTGGGTTTTCTAAAGTTTTTGATATATCTATATTTATAATACGGTTTTCAGACAAATGACACTTAATTATAATATATAACACTATGTTTTTCTATATTGATTTATTATATCCAATATAATACTGCATTTAGCTCTAATTAATATTTATTCACATAATATAGAACTATATAGAATTATATTACTTGACATTAATAACTGTTGTGCTATAATAATAGAAAATGTAATTTAAAAGCAGACAACCTGAGGTGAAAAAAATGATATATAGTTTGTATAGTATTTCTCTAAGACTAAAAACACCTTCACAGGAAGGTAAAAAGATTAATTTCAACGATAATGAAAAAGATTTATTTGAAGCGTTAAAAGAATTCAATGCTAAGTTTCGCTCATGGAGTAAGAGACTTATATTGACTAAGATTGAACATAATTTTTTTCGATTAATCTTAGTTGTAGAGAAGCAGAAGGATAAAATATCTACACGAGAAATAAGATCATTTACAGCTTACCTTAATAAAGAAAAGAATTGGTCTGTATATTCTAGAGAATCTTCTAAATTATTCGAGGGTATTAAATTCTCAAAAATAACATTTAATGAGGCAAAAGAGATTATTTCTAATATAAGTACGGATTCAACCCTATATAATATGCAAAAAGAAGACATAGTATTTTTGTTACAGAAAGAAGACATAATGGAAATTAATAACATCGCTCTAGAAGCTAATGATGATTTAACAGATGAGCAAGCTGTAGCAATATTTAATTATCTATTAAAGACTAAAAATCTAGGAAGCAATAATGATGATAAGAAAAAGACTATAATGCAGATTAAAGATTTACTAATCAAGTGGCTTTAATCAATTAATCCCATCCTTCAAAGGATGGGATTTGTTGAATTCTAGTTATAAGCATTAATTATGTACAAACCTTATTTACGATAATATTTTATTCTAATTCTATCTTCTTACAAGATTCCCCAATGACAATTGAAACATCAATTATTTCGTGTACAGGAGCAGTTGATTTTGAGGTTATTGCTTTAAATAATGCTTTAGCTAGTTTTTTAATATTCTGTTCAATTGTTGTTATTCTAGGATAAAAATATGATGAAACAATTCCATCGAATCCTACAACAGATAAATCATTTGGAACTGAAATGTTCAATTTATAAGCTTCCATAATAAGCCCTTTTGCTATTTGGTCATTTGCACATACAATCGCTGTTGGTTTTTGGTTGAGAGACCAAAAATAATTAAGTGCCTTAACACCAGTTTCGTAATTAAAATGACCTGTAAAAATATATTCTTCATCAACGTCTATATTATGAGATTTCAATGATTTGATATAACTATTCTTACGTTCTGTTGCTGTTTGGAATTCATCCATTGCTCCAGCAAAAGCTATTTTTCTATGGTTAAGATTGTATAGATAGTCAATCAGAAGTTTCATTCCTTTAACATTATCTGATCGGACAGTAGAAAACCTAGTATCAGCTGATCTATCCAGACATGCAATAGTTTGTTGACTATCAGATGAATAAAGGTCATAATTAACTCCTTCAGTAAGTATTATTCCTGAAGTACGTATACTTTTACAGTAATTCAAATATTCTTGTTCTTTATCGATGTTATTTTCAGTATCACAAATCAATAGTGTATATTTATTTTTAAAGGCGATGTTATTAAGTTTTTTAACCAACGACGTAAAGAATGGATTTTCCATATCATAAACAAAAATAGCTATTGAATTTGAAGTCATTGAAAATAGATTTTTGGCCATTTGATTTGGAACATAATTATATTCTTCTATAACTGCCATCACTTTTTTTCTGATACTTTCCGATGTTGAATCTGGTGAATTAATAACTCTTGAAACAGTTGCAGTTGAAACTCCTGCAATCTTTGCTATATCTCTAATACCAAAATACTTTTTTTTATTAGTACTCAATTTTATCATCCCTATTACTTTGTTATGTAACAAGTTTACTATAAAATGCATTATAATGCAATACTATTTAAGTAAATTTAAATTATTGAGGAATATTACTATTAAAAACATATTAGTAGTAGCTTGGTCCGTCTATATGCATAAATATATTAGCTTATAACAATAAAATATGTAAAAATACACAATAAGATATTGACAACATTAAAAAAAGAGCATATAATAATTATTGTAACAAGTTACATTATTACAAAATACATAGTAAGGTGCTGATTATATGAATGAAAGAATAACTAAATTAAGAAAAAGATTATTTGAGACTCAGCCAAAGATTTGTTCTGAGAGATGTGTTATTTTTACGAATTCAATGAAACAATCTGAAGGGCTGCCGATTGCTATAAGAAGAGCGGATGCATTCTATGAAGTATTGGATAAGATGTCAATTGTTATATCTGACGATGAGATAATAGTAGGGAATCAAGCTAGATGGCCCAAATCATCACCTATTTATCCGGAGTATTCATATGAATGGTTGGTAGAAGAATTTAATGGTAATCCATATTATTTTAATGAAAGACCTGGAGATAAATTTTATTATGAAGAAAAAACAAAACAAGATATTCTTTCATGTATAGATTACTGGGAAGGTAAATCTTTATATGAAAATTTTAGAAAAACTC
This window contains:
- a CDS encoding DUF362 domain-containing protein; protein product: MRQRKRMSSDISITNDPNESKAITDGLNNITAHELITENDVVVITPNWVNFDKPNPDSAVVVGHESLRTIIKYVKGNNPKRIVVATGSGGQPTSDVMKKVGYDQIIQNEGVEFIDLNYGPYTTISLNNQRPSSTKINKLIEDVTVLISFTQLKHHESATMSACIKNIALAWPPAEIHGYPKKALGIHDDIHSFICTMAETIPIDISILSCNPTMIGTGPTGGIPRHTELVVCGTDPISVDTIGARLLGFKPEAVQYLDKCDRLKMGITDLKQMNMIGLDLVSAEQQFSKKVYGETLAIDSKN
- a CDS encoding uroporphyrinogen decarboxylase family protein → MSNFIPDYMNLVNAANNVKPDRMPLYEHIISDERMEKILNKKFVDLINGNQADKREYMKIYTGFFREMGYDTVSMERCIGAIMPGSGALGNHQPGVIKTRDDFNKYPWKEIPDLFFKAYSEDFIVLREEMPEGMKAIGGPGNGVFECVQDIVGYTDLCYISIDDPELYKDLFREVGDMMIQIWKRFLNEFGDIYAVCRFGDDLGFKSQTLISTTDIRNNIIPQYQKIIAQVHSYNKPFLLHSCGQIFDVMDDLINIAKINAKHSNEDQIAPFSVWVEKYGDVIGNFGGVDTDVLCRSTEQEIKKYVKNVIDSSINHKGFALGSGNSIPSYVPIEGYLAMVETARIQRGE
- a CDS encoding LacI family DNA-binding transcriptional regulator, producing the protein MSTNKKKYFGIRDIAKIAGVSTATVSRVINSPDSTSESIRKKVMAVIEEYNYVPNQMAKNLFSMTSNSIAIFVYDMENPFFTSLVKKLNNIAFKNKYTLLICDTENNIDKEQEYLNYCKSIRTSGIILTEGVNYDLYSSDSQQTIACLDRSADTRFSTVRSDNVKGMKLLIDYLYNLNHRKIAFAGAMDEFQTATERKNSYIKSLKSHNIDVDEEYIFTGHFNYETGVKALNYFWSLNQKPTAIVCANDQIAKGLIMEAYKLNISVPNDLSVVGFDGIVSSYFYPRITTIEQNIKKLAKALFKAITSKSTAPVHEIIDVSIVIGESCKKIELE
- a CDS encoding helix-turn-helix domain-containing protein, giving the protein MKPYKENLILPEFPFPVDVFIQDNQKSNITVKPHWHDCVEILYMIEGNALQQINDKVIDVKTNDVILLVNGDIHGTWCNNYDKTKILVVKFLTDMLSNLSVIYESKYIITFLQKTRNQKLYAPRVFQSQREIIDIFIGIYNEFIEKRVGYEIFIKGYIYQMIALLIRNDELQLYEPGIKEEELQEINPILKYIELHYREKITLEKAAFMANKSYYYFSRFFKKVTGSNFKEYIDFVRICEAEKLFLNKDMNISQVAYEVGYNNISSFNRVYKRIRGYSPSKIKKAKYVKK
- a CDS encoding flavin reductase family protein, encoding MNKKQALAKSSLQPAPKVLVSCRDKNGKDNALAVGYCGNCSYDPPMVMVGIVPSRYSYQMVKDTKCFVVNLPTKDFKKEFDYLGSVSGRDEDKLAKINTADASKVNAPILVDCPVNIECTVVDSIMTGSHEMFIGKIEKVNADENIVDADGNIDYSKLDLI
- a CDS encoding diaminopimelate dehydrogenase: MKHIIKVGIVGYGNLGKGVEFSIKQNDDIKLTAIFTRRDPKSLVVADKDIKVLSISEAEKYKNDIDVLILCGGSATDLPVQGPQFAKMFNTVDSFDTHAKIPEYFESVNEAAKSNGNVSIISVGWDPGLFSMNRLLSESILPDGKGYTFWGRGVSQGHSDAIRRIEGVKGAVQYTIPIENALEKVRAGEAPELSTREKHLRDCYVVAEEGADKDKIEKEIKEMPNYFSDYDTNVTFITEEELKATHSEMPHGGFVIRSGKTGEENKHNQIIEFSLKLDSNPELTGSVLVAYARAIYRLSQEGATGAKTVFDIPLAYLSPKTGEELRKQLL